GTGTCCTTGATGGCCTTGTAGTTGCTCGACACGTTCCAGTCGTTCGGGTTCTGGGTGCCCAGGTTGTAGAGCAGTGAGTCGCCCCACACGGACCAGATGACCCACGGGCGGGCGTCGATCTCCGAGACGGTGCCGTAGCGGCTGTCGCCCCAGCGCACCGGCAGCTTGTCGTTCTCCCCGAGCATGCGCGGCTTGTTGTAGCCCTTCAGGTCGTCATAGAACTTCGCGGGGAAGTACGGGTTGCCGTGGTAGATGTCCACGGCCACCACGTCCACGCGGTCATTGCCGGGGTAGTAGTTCCACGGGTCTCCGCCGTAGGTACCGTCCCACTCGTACGGGCACCAGACGAAGATCAGGTTCTTCAGCCCGCGCGTCTTCACCAGGTAGTCATGCGCGATGTTCCAGAGCTGCTTGTACTGGGCGGGATCCTGGTTGGCCCACCAGAAGGGTGACGCGGAGCCCTTCTTGTTCATCTCGTGGAACGGACGGAAGAGCACCGGGACGCCCTGCTGCTGCAGGTAGGCGAGCTTGTCGGCGGCGAAGGACAAGTCCCTGAGCAGTGCCTGGTACTCGGAGGTGTTCGCCTGCCAGTTGATGACCCGGCCCATCCAGTTGTAGTCCATCCAGCCCTGGCGGAAGGTGTTCTCCCAGCTCTTCGTGCCCGCGCCCGGGTAGGACTGGTGGAAGCTGAAGCCGACGATGCCCTCGCCGTAGATGAACCGGTCGCGCGCGAAGCCGACGGCGTAGTCCACGTAGGGAGCGCTGTAGGTCGAGCCGTAGTTGCCAGGGCCGAAGTCGAGCTCCACGAAGCCCGGCCGCTTCCCGGTGATGTCTCCGACCTTGACCCAGTACTCCCCCGCGTAGCTCTCCTTCTGAGCCTCGCAGTGCTGGCCCATGATGGTCTGCTTCTTGGTCCCGTTGCGGCTGTTGTTCTCCAGGTCGGCCAGCAGGTTGTAAACCTTCTGGGACTGGGCCGTGGGCCCTGGGGTGCTCAGCGTCTTGGAGACCTGCGCCAGGGCAGGACTGGCCCCGAGGCAGAAGGCCATCGCCGTGGTGAGGGTGGCGATGCGCAGCAACGTGCGGCGGGACCACGCCGTTCGCGGCGTGGGGGCGGAACTTGTAGAGGGAAAGGGCATACCGTGTCTCCTGAAACAGAGAACGGCGAACCCTAATGGGCAGTGAATTCGATAAAAAGCTGTAAATACAGAATTTGTATAATTTGGATGAATAGCAGCCTTGTCAAAAACTTGTGAAAACGCGTGCAGGCCCGTACCATCCGTGTTGGTCCTGCTCGGATGGCGCGGGGCATGTTTCACCGCCCGTCCCGGGCGAGCGCCATCGGAATGGGACTTATCTCACCCAGGAGTCTCATCCCATGCGCATCACCTCTTTCATGGCTGTCCTCGTCGCGGGTCTCACGTTCGCCGGAACGGGTTGCGGCAGCACCCAGCCCGCGCCCACCGAGGAGCAGGCCG
Above is a genomic segment from Stigmatella erecta containing:
- a CDS encoding glycoside hydrolase family 26 protein, yielding MPFPSTSSAPTPRTAWSRRTLLRIATLTTAMAFCLGASPALAQVSKTLSTPGPTAQSQKVYNLLADLENNSRNGTKKQTIMGQHCEAQKESYAGEYWVKVGDITGKRPGFVELDFGPGNYGSTYSAPYVDYAVGFARDRFIYGEGIVGFSFHQSYPGAGTKSWENTFRQGWMDYNWMGRVINWQANTSEYQALLRDLSFAADKLAYLQQQGVPVLFRPFHEMNKKGSASPFWWANQDPAQYKQLWNIAHDYLVKTRGLKNLIFVWCPYEWDGTYGGDPWNYYPGNDRVDVVAVDIYHGNPYFPAKFYDDLKGYNKPRMLGENDKLPVRWGDSRYGTVSEIDARPWVIWSVWGDSLLYNLGTQNPNDWNVSSNYKAIKDTYSHGNVLTGGGNANYNWGGLR